CTTTGCTGTAAATTAAGTATTTTTCACATCGAATGGTTCCGTTAGGCACATTCaagtaaaatcataaaatatcCAAGTTAAACAATGACACAGCCAAGCATGTGGCTTGATAAAAAGTTAAAAGTTCGTCCATTCTCTGGAATGGAATAAATAGTCACTTCCCTTAACCCAAGACTCGTGGTTTTGCTGTTAATATCCATTCCCTAACACACAgataagtttctttaaaaataaaaaaaaataaaaaacaaataaaaacgaAACGAAACAGAAGTTCCACTTATTCTGCATCCAGAAGAACCAGCGAGGAATCTGCACTTCAAAAGGAAGTGAACCAAAAGCATCAGGTGAAATTTCTGAGCAAGTTGAGTGTTGACTCAACACTGGCGGCAGATGGACCATTGAGTTTGAGTGGTGCCATTAGTGGCCACCTGTAGAGGCATTGTGTACCCAATCCAAAACAATCAAGGCTATGCTTCCAAACATCACCACTATGCCGCTTACGAGAAACAGCAGAGcctggaagaagaggagaaaacacATCGTTACAACATTACCAACTGCTTTAAGTGATCAAACTTGTAGCACAAAAGGCCTATGTTGTTGATATCTTTTTGAActtcttatttttcattctttctccctcAAACAAAAAGCTTTCCTGCTGAAACAGAGTTGGACTGACTGTATGTGCAGGTTTTGATTTTGAAGGGCAAGCGGCATGTCACAAAACCAAGCCTGAATCTTAAGATTTGGAGGGAATAAGGATGGACATTTTCTTGAGTGCTACAGCTactcacacacctgtaattcctcACCCATGTCCCTATAATCAATACTCATAGACTTAAGGAGTTGGACTGCAATGAGTCTTTTTCTATCCtgccaaccaactcccaaataaagacatggagacttattaattatgaaagctcaccctatagcttaggcttgtccctaaACAGCTCTTATAAATCTATGTCCTATCACATGGCattatctctcttccatcttgcacctcctgtttcctttcctcttcttcctctccccagaaaacCTGCCTGTAcatcttgcctagctattggctgttcagcatttcattacaccaatcacagcaatacaccttcacacaatACCCCACGTTACACCTCAGCTTGCAGGTACTGCCTGTGCTTAACAGTTTGTCTCCTCAAGAAAAGCTCACCCCCATTTACTCCTAACACCTCATTCTTCATATCAGAATAGTAGTGGACAGTAGGGCTGGTAGTCAGTCTTTCATTCCACTAGGATTCTGGTACCAAAGGTGCCAGAATCCTGTGCTTAGCAGTTTCCCCTTTGAAACAAGATGCTACTAAACCTAAGAATGAATACACCCGTGAACCCGTTCAATGCAGAAGAGCTCTGAATGGCTGTCTCATTTAActaaacacacctcaacttcctGTAGTCTAGACACTTGATGTGCACACTAGCAACTATCATACAGAGCACAGATAATGTCAGTTCCTCTACACTGTTCAATCTTTCTTTGATAAACTTTCTGCAATTACGTTATCTGTTGCACAGCAAATTTCAACCTCCCTCTGCCATCTCTCCTGGTAAGCGCTTCATTACTGAAATGTCACAAGACAGACTGAAAATCACTACTGACTCGACAGTCACTGCTCACTCACCCCGATCTTCTGCACGGATCTCAAAGATTCCTTCTTCACTAACTTGATGTAGAAGGCAGATGGAAGAATAAAAATCAGCATTGCAGCTGCCGATGCACCTGTAAAAGGACGTTTATATCCTTTGAGAACTTGAGTCTCTATCTTAAGCCTTAATATCCCAGGTACATAAATCAAAACTTACCAATGAAACCGAAGATATCCCTAATGGTAGGGACAAAGATGACAAGCAAATTGGTAAAGGCCAAGATAGCCACAGTGATGACACTGTGACGCCACCAACTGAACTCTTTTGCAGCACATAGTAAGTGAGTGATGGAACTCCGGAtctgaataaaaaaaagagaatttcgTTTATTATTTAACAATCCAACTTTAATTAATGCAAAGAATTCCCAAGTAATTTAGAACATATCCATGACAGTTCTCTAGAGAACTGATAACTCTCTCCTGTTTTCTGCCACATGGTCATCTCGAATCTACActgtaaaaacccagagacagatattggggttcaagctgaagatcagaaaagcaaaacagccagccactagctcttacctctaccttagaCTGAAAGGACTGTCCTGTCTCCAATAaccctcagcatggctggagactgaatgccacATGAGACCCAAaactgtcttatatacctcttaCATAtctcttatatacctctctagtgctgagatttaaaGGCATACACCGCCACTGCCTGCCTCTTTGCATTCTAATCTTCAAGCaagatttattagatcataaacaaaatatcaccacactacACTGTATTTTCCACCCCTGACAAATCATCCCTAACATGGCTGTGCTGTGAGTTTCCCTCCTTAAACCTCCACGGGCAGACACATCACAGCTGTTGCAGGAGCAGGTGGTTACTTACTGGGAAAATAACCACTGGTACTGTGAGGGTGACAGCCATCAACACAGCCAAGCGGACAACAAGGAGAAGAATGTCAGTTCCCACGACTTTAGAATAGGTATGAAGCAATTCGGACTCGACCTGTCCTGTGGGGAcacagaccagaaaaaaaaaaagctttcagtGTGGTTTTCTCCGGGGATCAAGGAGAAAAGCTAACTTACAGTGAAATTTGCACTAAAATGATTAGCTACTCACAAAATGACTGTAAACTAAGAGGCTGATAAGATTAATCTGGAATTATGGCTAATGCAATTAAAGTAACATTGGAGGAAAAATTTTCTAATACCGAGATTTAGCCACATGACCTCCAGTAAGAACAGGGGCTAAGCACCTAAATCCCACTCTGGTTTAGTGTGTTTGTGCGTGCACATGCACGCTGTGTGTTATGTTAGTTACGCTAAAGAGGGGAACAGAGGCAGTGTGAGCACAATAGAGGCAAGGACATCACAGAACCGTCACCAAGTGGCTCATATCTGCTCTAAATCTGAAGCCCAGAATTACAGCTTAAACCAGATTGGGACTTTTTACAGTAAAACTACACATACAGTATCAGTTTCACTCCAGCAAATGAGTCTTTCTTAGGTTAGGCATTATTTACCATAAAATGTCAGGTATCCAAAGAGAGCAGCGAGCAGATACATCAGAAACATGGCGAAGAACGAAATCTTGGACACATTCATCATCCTCCTCCGGCTGCGGCTGCGCGAGCACAGAAGAAAGCAGAGTGTGTTGGCCAACGAAACTAGCAAGCTACCACCCACCCACTGCTTTAGTACGTTCCCAATCCATGCAGTCAGAAGAGACAATTACCCTTTCAGCTCTTCATAGATGGGAAGGACAGCAGGATGGCAGACAAAAGAAAACGTCAGGATTGGCACGGCATACACGGTCTGAAAAAAGACACACCGTTATACTTACAACCCTGTGACACACCCTTGTCAGCTCCCAGCTGGGCTTCAGAGGATTTAAAAACCAAAGCCCAAAGTAATTCACTTTTGTGTGATAACTCCCATTCTGGGTATCAAATCTGAAATGTGCTACTTTGATGCCACGCACTTATTTCACTTGTGTTCCTGGCCTACGGGAGAATCTCAAACTTTTGTGTagttccccaccccccacaaaagCATCTGTCACCCAGCCTCAATTTAAAGAGATACTTTAAAATTCCTAATgggcgggttttttttttttttttttaatcgtaTCCTTCCTTAAGAATTCCTCtgaagagaggcaggcagatctttgtgagttcgagaccagcctggtctacaagagctagtcccaaagctacacagagaaaccctgccttgaaaaaccaaaaaaataaaaacaacaacaacaacaattccTGTAAGAAAACAGGACTGCAACTGGTTACCTGTGAGTTGAAGATAAAGTAACGTGGCCTGCAACAATCTGCTGTGGTGGTGGCGTTTAATGTCACGTTAGATGCCAGGAGTGCCAGTGCTGATGTGGCGTTCACAGTTTCATTGACCATCAAAGCTTCAGGACAAGGAATTTGAAACTTCTTGCAAATCacctaaaatgtattttgtttgtttgtttgttaagctGAGTCCTTTGCCAGAGCTTTAAAGGGacattttctaaaaggaaaaccaTTACCTACCACGATCAGAAAGAACATCATACACAGCAAGGAGAGACCACTGGTGTACCCCAAGTACCCTGGAGAGGTGGAAGAGAGGGGCTTTGGATTAATCAACAGGGATGGAGAGCACAGAGCGCAAGACAGCAGGGCCACTGATAGAGTGTTATGACCAGTTGGGCGCTCCACTGCTACATTTTAAAAGGGTCTTGTCCCACTGCCATCCAACAAACAGTAATCTTCTAGCCTGCAGTCATTTCTGGTAGGCTGCTAAGTAGCTGGTGAGAGGCTCACCGCAGCACCCTTCAGAAACTGCTGGATTGCCAGGCCagcattgatggcacacgcctttaatgccagcactcgggaggcagagacaggtagatctctgtgagttcgagaccagcctggtctacaagagctagttccaggacaggctccaatgctacagagaaaccctgtcttgaaaaaaacaaaacaaaaaaacagaaatgtgtttgGCTCACCTAGATTTCTCAGCAGCGACAATGGAAGAATAAGCAACAAGGACACCAACAAGACCAGATAATCACCATTCAGATACCACAGTctgaaggaggagagaaaagccAAAAATCAACTACATGTCTAACTCAGAAATAACACACCACACGTGAAAAAGaacagttttgaaaaaaaaaaagcatccctTATTGGAGCAGACAGGACTAAGTCTGTAACCATTTGTTTCAGGAGCAGCCGTTCACTCAGGTTGGACACGGAGACGGGGGATGTAAAGCACACCAGCTTTTGTGCCACACTTTGCTCTGGGAAGATTGCCAGTTGATTCATAACATAAATGACTTCTTGCAGCTTGATACTAACATAGGGGACAAGGCTGCTCTATGCATCCAGAGAGGTTATCTCTCCAGACTCGAGAAAAACAGTACATTACAGTTCTCGATTGTAATTCCTAAAGCCACAGCAAGATTCCTCAGGCAAGTACATTCATTAATCATTTCAATTAAGGAAATTTCTGCTTAGATTAAAAATGCACAGGCAACCATTCTCCTCACCCCAAGTTAGACTGAACCAAATCCCCACTCAATCAGAATTTATTTCAGACTATCATTATAGCACCTTGACCCACCTTgatgccagaaaaaaaatacagtcaaAAGGTCCTTTCTGAAACTAAACATGTTCCCTAAGTTCtagcactgttttcttttttctttttaagtaatcaAGGCCTATTCTTGCTGGGCACAGAGGTACACGCACTTGCACATTTTGTgccataggcagaggcaggtggatctctgtggagtCCAGGACAGGGAACtaaacagggaaaccctgtctgcaaaaaagaaaaaaaaaaaaaaaagcccattcaAAAGCACTATTTTCAGGTTTAACTCCCCATGGATTCCATTCCACTCGTGGTAGTAACAAGGGCCCCACAGAAAAACTGTGCTGAAAGATCAGTGTGTTCAACCAAGTTTCCAAGGGCACCGTGGAGAGCCACACTTCTTAGCTTTGAGGGAGCAACTGTGTACAAGTTGGGAAGCAAATGGGCCTCAGCTGTTTACATAGGCCGTGCTCCTCCCTGGAATGGGTAACTCTGCTTGGAAGACAAAGTTCTAGAGCACAGCTGGACAGTTTCTGGTTTTCTTCATTAACTATTTTAAGTATGATTGGTTttttgggagggaaaaaaaaaaacaaaaaaaaacaaacctgtcTTAAACTAGCTCTATATTCAGCAGCTGTGACAAATGTCAATACAGAGACAAATTCAAGCACTAGACAAGTTCTGCAGCCAGTTTTGTCTATTTGCTACCCCAAGTTAAGAGCAAACTGCTGCAAAAGCACTCATCAGTTTGTGGGGCACTTACTTCCCTGTCAGGACTAAGTACTGACAAGAATACGTGTGGAAAATTTATTGATGAACTGTTTTATATCCaacttgaccaaaaaaaaaaaaaaaaaaaaaaaaagtatctgcaATTGTTTCTATGCAGTAACCTTACTGAGCACCTACCCATTTGTATCTTCAATGTTCATTAATGCCTTGATCACCAAAGGTAACTCATATTTCACTATGAAGAGGTAGCTTGACATAGCtggaggaaaacaaaattaaaccattACAAGTGCAAAATGTGGCCTGTGACAGTAAAGTCATTGTCACTGCCTTGTGCTATCAAAATGAAGCCTACCTAAAAGTGCCCTTTCAAAACACCTACCTCCAATGTTTTGCATTGTAATCGATCCAGAGGCTGCTAGCTTTCCAGCCAGTCCAAAAGCCTTATGGCCTAACTGTTCATATAATAAAGATCCTGCaataaagaacacagagaaatgaaatgtTTTGGGAGCTCTACCCCATGCCACATCAGAATAGCCAGAAATTATTGGGGACGGGGCGGGGATGGGGGGGGTGGGATTAAGAATGCTACCGTACCTCCTTCATTGGCAGTCTTCAAGAGGAGATGAACAGAATACAAGGAAAATATTGACACAAATGTCAAGAGAAttctgagaaaaaggaaaaggaatgaagTTATAAATAAGCAGGGCTATCCATTtcacaacaccccccccccagtctaTTAACAGCACTGGCAGTGGTCCCTCTCCTGCCTCTTGACTGACACTAACTCTCGAAGGTTATCTATCAGGTGAGCGTCAGAGTATTAAAAGCAATGTCCATACTGTGTCCAACACAGGAGACTCAGCCCCAAATCCCAGGGTACACACTGGTATTCTGGTTCTGGTACCATACTCATCTGTATATCTTCCATGTGTTCCTAATAGTTTCACTGAAAACTTGCCATTAAACTGTCCACAAGGCTTTTATGCCATTCAATAGATGGGTCAGGAAAGGCCAAGACCCCATGGAccagacagagagaaatgagacTGGTGGAAGTGGAACGAACATTTAGTCAGacactattaaaaaaaatgtactaaCAAATCAGACAAGTGACCGCTGTGAAGACACAAAATAATTTACCACCCTACTGAACACTAGAATGAGTGAGTTATCAGTTCCATTCTTCCACTTGGATTGGAAAACTAAAGGGAGCATAAGGAAGGAGTAAGGGGCTCTAACACCAGTTTTCCTTGAGGGTATAGGTTTCTCGGTCAAGTTCCACTTTCCTTCTTCAATGGCAGACattaaaaaaaagggaaaaaaaccagCAAACATGCAAATGAGATAGCCACATAAAATTTGACCTTGTATGGGCAAACTATACACTATGTAAGgtggaaaaaaaagggggagggagggcacCAGCACATAAAGTATAGGCTATGACTTAGGACACTCAGTTCTGAGGTGACACTATTCACTTGACCTGGGGGGGGgtcaatttaataaaaaataaaattaaaacaaattaggTACTATGTCCTACACAGACAGACTTTATAACAGTAGATGTCATGCCCTTTGAGGTTACTTTCAACCTCAAAACTAACTCCCTTTAAAAGGTCAACTATAGCCATTTCAGCATGTGGCATTTGGTCCATTTACTTCCTTTACATATAATCTaaatatagatgaataaaaaCTCACACAATCTTGGTATCATTTAGCCATTTATTAAAATGGTTAATTAAACACATAGTAAGCTATTAAAGTAGAATTCCAAAAGTTCAAGGGTAACATGGTTAAGTTTTACTTTCAGTTATGAAACAGAGTTGCCGATAACCACATTGGTagcattttaaaacttgtttcCAGTTTTCATGGCAAGAGCTAGGAAGGGTATCAAATACTTAACTTTGGGTCCAGCCATTCAGATTCTCACCAAAAACCGAAATTTCGGGACGTTCTGTATCTAAAGTTCCTCCTGAAGCTTCACTTTGACAAGAAATGTTCCCCAAATCCTCACCCTTATGCTTCTGGTACCCAAAGTCAGTCTTAACATTAGTGTGGAATTTCACAAAGCTAAGCCATTTTATCATGCTGGAGAAAGTAACCTGAGTGGGAGGTAGCCATCAGCTAAGCAAAACATAACTGTCACAAAGGGAAGGGACAGTTAGTTGCACAGTGAGTGCGTGTTTGTTTCTCATCTCTGTGTAAGATTATAGTGACCTCAGAGAGGCTTCTATAGGAACTGTGTCATCTACAAGCAGTTTGAAACCGAAGACACAAGTGAATACCTCTTGCACTTGCGAACAACACTTTTTCTTGCTGCTTTCCTGTTGGATAGCACTGGGAATCATACCCAAGAAGCATCATGTACGTTGGCCAAGTACTCTACCATTGACTGGCACTTTTAGCTCATTACTCTTCAATCATAATAACCCCTAAGGGTCAGATACCCCAAAATGGGTAAGAACTACCACTTCCCAACCTCCAAACATGAATTCTGGAAACCAGAGGATCAGccaattaacttaaaaaaaaattagtaggtTCATATCTAAAATATTCAGGAATCACACAGATCtggaaaaacattttcttaaaaaaaaaaaaagtgaatttgcTTTTTAGCATCCAGAAGATTATGACTCACTCGTGCTAAAACCAGTATGTTCTAGGCTAGGTAAATATCACCACACCTTTATCCAGAACTTTCTTTTCCTTATGTTTGTAAGGGCCACAGGTTTGGAGACTGTCAACTGATGAAACCTATTTGGAGCCACTTCACTTACTATAATTTTGGCTTCTGTTTTTAATCAAACATTACAGTTACTCTAGACTCCTCAATATTTCTTTAAACTGTCAGTTTTAAGTACTACCCAATCCTCTAACTTGCTTTCTTGATGCTGGATTTCTCCTACGTTACGTTTaaacgatttttttttttaatccactaTTTGAACTGTAAATTCTGTTTTCTGGAGCCAAGATAGGTTTATCATATTAACTGCCCCGCACGGCAGGCTCACTACTTACACATACTTACATAAAAAGAGCAATTCCAGTATTAGCCATGGCATAAGAAAGCCCAAGGATTCCACTGCCCACAATCGCATTGCTCAGATTAAATACTGACATTCCAAAGGAAGTAGTACCTGGATGCTACACAGAGGGAAAACGATAACCAAacatataacaataattaaaaggagaaaaaccaGCTTTGGGCAAGTTagatttgaaatctcaaagtaacaCTATTCTTTTACTCCATAAAAGCCAAGGCACATAATAGCATTTTTAACTTACAAAGTCTGTTTCATACTTCTTCTTCCCCAAATTTGATTCAAGTAAAAAGTTCTGGTTTTCAGGATCCACGTCCACAtaatggctgaaaaaaaaaaaaaagtgtaaccTGACTGAGGGATACGCAAAATCATGTTttaatatacataaagtaaaacaacCCTTTGGTTCTGCTACCGGACCTCGTAGTTAATCCCTAAGGAGTAATCACCCGGGCTAGGTCTCAGATACCGTCAGTCGTGCAGTAACAACCGGGTAATTTAAGAGGCTACTTGCTATGTGAGCAAGCGGCTGGGGCCCCAGGGCAAGCCCCGGGTGTGATCGTTAGACAGTAACCgatgagccatccctccagccctgaagCGACCATGTGTacaagctatttttttttttttttgcaaagcgCACTTCTCCCACCTTTTCAGAGCAGCCTGCTTGGTGGGGTATGAGTAGTTGAAGTCACTGTTGGAGCTGTAGCTGCTGCTGTCCTCATCCGGGGAGATGTTGAACCTTCCCATTTCGGTCTTCCTCATGCTGATCGGGATCGGAAGTGTACACGGCGTCCGGCGCGGGGCTCCTTTTGTCCTTGGCGGTGCACTGGCCCTCgaggctgcctgcctgcctgcgaAGGTAGAGAGGCGGCGTCAGGACTGCGGCGCCCGCCCGCTCGCTCGCCCGCCCCCGACCACGTGACGCCGCCGGGCGGCGCAGCGCGGCTGATTCATCCCCCGCCAGGCGAGTGGAAAAGTACCAGGCGAGCGAGGGGGGCGGGGGCGCGGCGAGGGGCGGAAAAGTACCGACGGCGGGGACCGCGAGAACAAAGATGCGCCCGCCGCAGCGCCCCCTCCAGCTGCCTCGGCGCCGAGCCCGGTGTCTCCCCCCCGGCCGGGGCTTGTTTACAGGCAGCACGCCGAGCCCTCCCAGCCGCCGTGGGTCCCCGTTCCCCGGCCCCTCCTCTGCCCCGGGAGGAACTGATGCAATACCGAGGGGCGATTGTCAAGTCCTCGCCGCTCGCCCCGTGCCCGGACTTCACGATCCGGTCACCAGACCCAGCTCGTAGCAGCCCAGCGGTCCCGCTCGCCCGCGCGTGGCTCCCCCTCCCCCTTAACGGGAGGCTACGGCCGGCTGCTAGCCTTCCCGCAAACCCCACTCCCGCCGCCACCGCCCCTCCCCCGCCTCACCTCGGCGCTCTCCCTCCGGGCTGGCCCACCACACGGCAGCGTCTCCCGCAGGCTGTCTCGATCACCCAAAGATcgtaggaaaaataaaaaaaaaaaaacgagacgAAAATAACAGCGACAGATCCCCTAAAGATCCCCGCAATCCAACAAGCAGAAGAGGTTGACTTTAATTAGgctattatttttgtcttttgtcttgtcttgtttttgttgtttttttcttaagaggGGAATGGCGGTCACGATCCTCCGGCGGAGACCGAGGGGAGACGGCGAGGGTGGTGGCGGCGGCGTGGCGCGGTGAGGAGCTGCCTCGCGAGCTCGAGTTATAGCGGCGGGGGCGCCGCGTCAGTGGGCGGGGCGGGCGGCTTCGCTCCTCTTTGTGTATCAACAGCACCTGGGCTCCGCCTCCGGCCCgccttccagccccccccccGCTGCCCCGCACCCCAACTCGGGGGGCCAGTCGCACCCGGCATCCCCGTGTCCCGGTGCGCCGTAGCCCCGTGGGTGGCCGCCACCCCGCGCGCGGCTGCCTTCAGGAGCCAGCTCCCAGACGCTTCCCTCCCATCCAGTCACCAACACTGCGTTTCGGGGGGACACATTGGCATGGGTGACACCCGGACCCCCATCCCGCCCCCCTAAAACCCTTTCCAGCCGGTGACTTAAGATGTACGGGAAGGGTTTTCTCCGCGGAACCTGAGCCAGCGCTGCCACGCTACCCCGATGGCTGGATTGTGTTCTCGATCTTTCCACCTAGATCTGCTTTCACTCTCCGGAACTAGCCTGGTGATGAGGGCGGCTCGCAGTGCCGTGTCGGGGATAGACTTTGCTGTGCACGTGCGACAGTCAGCGCACTGGGAAGGATTACATTTGAACAGAAAGTCAGACCCCCATGAAAAGGGGTCGGGGCTGGGGAGTGGGGGATCCAGCTCTTCTGAGGCCGCCTGGGAGTGTCCCCCTTGGCGGACACTCTCCCTCttgccaccaccccaccccaagctGAAAGCTGCTCCCAGACTTCCACCGAGCTCGCCCTTGTTGGAATGCAGGCCTGGAGCTTTCTCTGCAGCCCGGATCCCTTGCTAGTTCTGTGGTCTTGCGGAGTCCGGCGGCTCAGGGGTCCCCTAGACTAGAATATTCGGTGCTGCCGGAAAGGCGAGGACCCTTCCTTTTCTGTTGAACAAAGACCCCCGCCTCGGGTAGAGAAACGCTAGTTGAATGAAGGAATAAGCAAACGAGTTTGACCTAGTGCTCTCTTCCTTTGGGGGACGTGGGAGAGATTGGGCTGAGCACAGAGGAAAGGACTGGGTGTGATCACGATTTTTGCCTTCAGTGTTTTCCTGAGGAAATCTGTAACGCTGCCTACTTCCGTGGCACGTAAGGCTTGAGGTGCCTTCGGCCTGTGCCAGTGTTCGTGATTGACGGGGCAGGACCCTATTTCCCCTCTACACCCTGTGTTCCTCACCCTCCTACTCCGGTCCAGCCCATCACACTTAAACAATAGTCTTAACTTCAATGCCGCACGTCCCCTCTTCCTTCTCAAGTGCCACTGTCACTCTAGGCTTAGTCGTTAAGACCCAGGAAAGCCTTTTTCGGGACCTGCCTTAATGCATCCCTCCTCAGAGCTCTTTTCACAGTGCTGTTTTCTAAACCGTGCAGTGCAGGGCTTTGTAAACCTGTGCTGTCTTGTACAATCCTCAGATTGTTCAAGTGTGTTTGTAGTCTTGTGCTGACAGTCTCCCCGTGGAGATGGAACTCTGCATGGGAGAGGTTAGGAATTTGACATATAATCAGGGCTGAAAAGTCTTGATTACCTTATTTCCAACTACACCCCTACTAACACCCGCTCTACTCTTGTCAGAAAATCTTGGTGGTGGGCTCCAGAGGAGTCCTGGGAAATTCCTTCCTATCATGTTTCAACTGATAAAAATCAAAAGGTCTTAAACCACTTTTTCATTCCAGGTAAATCTCTGCCCCCGTAAGAGGAGTTCAGGAAGTTCTCTCCTTTGGTGGTTATGGCTGCAATTTGCAATACAACTAGATCTATTGTCCTCTGGACTTATTGATGGTTCATATTACAGGTTAGGGAAGAGCCATACCTGtgaaatcgtgtgtgtgtgtgtgtgtgtgtgtgtgtgtgtgtgtgtgtgtgtgtgtgtgtgtatgtgtgtgtgtgtgtctgtgtggtgttggAGGCTTGAAATACTGATCTGACTACTTTCTGAATGGCCAAAACCTGAACAAACCTGAACAAatagccaaacaaaacaaaaagtggttTTTCTATCACCAGTTTGATTCTTCCTGTCAATCAAAAATGCATtactgggcctggagagatggctcactggttaaggacacttgctgttcttctggaggacccaggtttggttctcataACTCACATGATACTATTGTGGTAGCCAGCCCTAACCTGGTGACACTGTGTTACTTCCCAGGAAGACCCCACTCTAGCCTAGACACTCCTACTTTAATTATTAATGGCACTTCTTTCCAAAGTGGCCTGGTTTGTGTAACAATTTATACATTGCaacactaccatttctaactctacttccagggaatccaaagccctcttctggcttctgtggctgtGGCCGAAGCatacacgtggtacacagacacaaatgtaggcaaaacaccaatacacctaaaaatgaaccttaaaaacaaatatctAACATGAAGGTTTTCCAACCAAGACCTCAACTGTGTTGGATTTTTGCAGTTCTTCTTTGTCCAGAAGGCAGGAGACACAATGAAactggatgccccaatgttgtaAAGCTGATGGTCTGCATTTTTGAAACTGCAAAAGGGGACCAAGTGGTTGAGACTGATGAATTCAGTGGGTGTCTACCAGCTTACATTCTTTTTCAATGGGTAGGATAGATTTCCCGTCTGTAGCAATACTGAGTGAGCATTTTGCTGTGAAACTTGCATTTTGACAAATATGATTCATTTTGAGTTGTGATGAAAAATTTACTTGGGAGTGTTTTTGAACCAAAATTTCAAAAAACATATCTCGTTTGGGCTGAGCCGGAACTCAGGATCCACTTTCTTTATTCCCTTTCCTTAACACCTGGAGATGGAATTACACCTGGAGCTGGGGTTGCTGCATTTACCAACCACACTTGGTTTGTGATGGAGAATTTTTTTCTTGCCAGGACCAAAGAAGTCTGAGAGCTATCTGATAGCCTATCCTAATGAGGGAAAGGCAaccaaccacatggtagctcagatTTTACTTGAGTTTACTTGTCAA
This DNA window, taken from Cricetulus griseus strain 17A/GY chromosome 2, alternate assembly CriGri-PICRH-1.0, whole genome shotgun sequence, encodes the following:
- the Slc38a2 gene encoding sodium-coupled neutral amino acid transporter 2 isoform X1, with amino-acid sequence MRKTEMGRFNISPDEDSSSYSSNSDFNYSYPTKQAALKSHYVDVDPENQNFLLESNLGKKKYETDFHPGTTSFGMSVFNLSNAIVGSGILGLSYAMANTGIALFIILLTFVSIFSLYSVHLLLKTANEGGSLLYEQLGHKAFGLAGKLAASGSITMQNIGAMSSYLFIVKYELPLVIKALMNIEDTNGLWYLNGDYLVLLVSLLLILPLSLLRNLGYLGYTSGLSLLCMMFFLIVVICKKFQIPCPEALMVNETVNATSALALLASNVTLNATTTADCCRPRYFIFNSQTVYAVPILTFSFVCHPAVLPIYEELKGRSRRRMMNVSKISFFAMFLMYLLAALFGYLTFYGQVESELLHTYSKVVGTDILLLVVRLAVLMAVTLTVPVVIFPIRSSITHLLCAAKEFSWWRHSVITVAILAFTNLLVIFVPTIRDIFGFIGASAAAMLIFILPSAFYIKLVKKESLRSVQKIGALLFLVSGIVVMFGSIALIVLDWVHNASTGGH
- the Slc38a2 gene encoding sodium-coupled neutral amino acid transporter 2 isoform X2 — its product is MWTWILKTRTFYLNQIWGRRSMKQTLILLTFVSIFSLYSVHLLLKTANEGGSLLYEQLGHKAFGLAGKLAASGSITMQNIGAMSSYLFIVKYELPLVIKALMNIEDTNGLWYLNGDYLVLLVSLLLILPLSLLRNLGYLGYTSGLSLLCMMFFLIVVICKKFQIPCPEALMVNETVNATSALALLASNVTLNATTTADCCRPRYFIFNSQTVYAVPILTFSFVCHPAVLPIYEELKGRSRRRMMNVSKISFFAMFLMYLLAALFGYLTFYGQVESELLHTYSKVVGTDILLLVVRLAVLMAVTLTVPVVIFPIRSSITHLLCAAKEFSWWRHSVITVAILAFTNLLVIFVPTIRDIFGFIGASAAAMLIFILPSAFYIKLVKKESLRSVQKIGALLFLVSGIVVMFGSIALIVLDWVHNASTGGH